A stretch of the Lactuca sativa cultivar Salinas chromosome 9, Lsat_Salinas_v11, whole genome shotgun sequence genome encodes the following:
- the LOC128128453 gene encoding uncharacterized protein LOC128128453 — MWTSLISLPPLPPVVLPNPDDRRFEKFKITESLLAMEHQDGKPVCAHILGMKSHIDRLIMLGASISNKLAVDWILQSLPESYDEFVREYHMMKHDATLIDLTYMLIAAESEMIWRSNGAYLSDNSTNHASVDNLGESTCSCCQGKGKWIRSCPKDLKSLRDGRVDKYGSTSGLEKREEV; from the exons atgtggactagcttgatttcacttcctcctcttcctcccgttgttctccctaacccagatgatcgaagatttgaaaagttcaagatcaccgaatccctattggcaatggaacatcaagatggtaaacccgtgtgtgctcacatcttaggGATGAAAtcgcacattgataggttgattatgttgggtgcgtctatctcaaataagttggctgtggactggattcttcagtcactccctgaatcatatgatgagttcgtaagagagtatcaTATGATGAAGCATGACGCAACCCTCATTGACttgacttacatgcttattgctgctgaatcagaaatgatttggcgaagtaatggagcatatttgtctgataattcaaccaaccatgcttccgtggacAATCTAGGAGAATCCACATGTTCCTGCTGCCAAGGAAAGGggaaatggatacgaagctgcccgaaggacctgaagagtctaagagatgggagagtcgataagtatggctctacttcag gattagagaaaagagaggaagtttga
- the LOC111917008 gene encoding uncharacterized protein LOC111917008 has translation MAGVLETLTVPRTSGFPSASLSPIVSSPLSRLSGRRNIIKLPESRGLRIQSFGSSGSVSLRAKSGRRGARIVCEAQEAVQVLPVTDATWQSLVLESGLPVMVEFWAPWCGPCRMIHPVIDELAKEYNGKLTCYKVNTDESPSIASRYGIRSIPTVIIFKDGEKKDAVIGAVPKSTLCSCIEKFL, from the exons ATGGCTGGTGTCCTCGAAACTCTTACTGTTCCCCGAACTTCCGGCTTTCCGTCGGCGTCTTTGTCTCCGATcgtttcttctcctctttctcgGCTCTCTGGTCGCCGGAATATTATAAAACTGCCGGAATCAAGAGGTTTGAGAATCCAGTCGTTTGGTTCTTCCGGATCGGTGAGCTTGAGAGCTAAATCTGGTCGCCGTGGAGCACGTATCGTATGCGAGGCTCAAGAAGCCGTCCAAG TGCTTCCTGTCACTGATGCAACATGGCAATCACTAGTCCTTGAATCTGGTCTCCCTGTAATGGTTGAATTCTGGGCTCCATGGTGTGGGCCATGTCGTATGATTCACCCAGTGATAGATGAACTTGCAAAGGAATACAATGGGAAGCTCACTTGTTACAAGGTAAATACTGATGAGAGTCCTTCAATTGCAAGCCGATATGGAATAAGAAGCATTCCAACTGTCATTATATTCAAAGATGGAGAGAAGAAAGATGCTGTCATTGGTGCAGTTCCTAAATCAACCCTGTGTAGCTGCATAGAGAAGTTCTTGTAG